The Klebsiella africana sequence CCGCGGCCGCCCGCCTGTTCGCCGCCCGTCTGTGCGAAGAGCAGATCGGCGTATATGAAATCCGTCCAGGTCTTATCAAAACGGAAATGACGATCCCGGCCACCGCCTACTATGACGAACTGATCGCCAAAGGGCTGGTGCCGTGGGGACGCTGGGGCTTCCCGGCGGATATTGCCTCTACCGTGCGCGCCATGGCGGAAGGCAAGCTGATCTACACCTGCGGCCAGGCGGTTGCCATCGACGGCGGCCTGAGCATGCCGCGCTTCTGAGGCCCGAAAATGAGAAATCTTCTGCAGCGCCCCGATCTGTTCAGCATCAATACCGCGACGCTTGGCTATAAAACGCCGCTTCCCGCCATCATTGATGCCTGTGCGGCTCGCGGCATTGGCGCCATCGCCCCCTGGAGAAGGGAGTTGGACGGCGAGAACGTATCGGCGATTGCCCGCCAGCTGGCGGCGAATCATATGGCCGTATCGGGATATTGTCGCAGCACCTATTACACCGCCCCTACGCTGGCAGAACGTAAGCGCGCAATAGACGAAAACCGCCGGGCGCTGGACGATGCCGCGACGCTCAACGCCGCCTGCTATATGCAGGTGGTCGGCGGGTTGCCGCAGGGCAGCAAAGATCTGTATGACGCGCGTGAGCAGGTGAAACACGGTATCCGTCAGCTGCTGCCGCACTCCCGGGAGGTCGGGGTGCCTATTGCCCTGGAGCCGTTGCATCCCATGACCGCCGCCGATCGCTCCTGCCTGTGTACGCTGCGGCAGGCGCTG is a genomic window containing:
- a CDS encoding sugar phosphate isomerase/epimerase family protein, whose protein sequence is MRNLLQRPDLFSINTATLGYKTPLPAIIDACAARGIGAIAPWRRELDGENVSAIARQLAANHMAVSGYCRSTYYTAPTLAERKRAIDENRRALDDAATLNAACYMQVVGGLPQGSKDLYDAREQVKHGIRQLLPHSREVGVPIALEPLHPMTAADRSCLCTLRQALDWCDELDPDGEYGLGVAVDVYHVWWDPDLASQIQRAGKRILAFHVSDWLVPTTDLVNDRGMPGDGVINIPSIRRLVESAGFHGAVELEIFSPHNWWQKDINSTLDISVDRIAHYC